DNA from Terriglobus tenax:
CCATGAAGACGAGGTTGACGCGGTCTTTGCCAACCTGCATGGACTGGCGGTTGAGCACCAGGGCGACCTGTCCGGCGATCTCGCCGGCGGTGAGGTTACGGCGCAGACCCAGCTTGCCGGTAAGGCAGAACTGGCAGTTAACCGCACATCCGACCTGGCTGGAGATGCAGATGGTGCCTCGCTTGTAATCGTCCGTGGGAGCGGCTTCCTCTTCTTCTTCGGCTGCGGGAGTACCGTCGCCGCGTTCGCCGCCGTCGCCTTCCGGCATCCAGACGGTTTCAACCGTCTCGCCATCGGCGAGCTTGACCAGGTAGCGCTCCGTACCGTCGATGGACTTCGCGACGAGGGAGACATCCGGCAGACCGACGACCCATCCGGCGGCCTTCATTTTCTCCCTCACGGCAACGGGCAGGGTGGAGATTTCGTCGATCGTCTCCACGCGCTGGCGGTAGAGGGCGTCGTGGAGTTGCTTGGCGCGATAGAGGGGCTGGCGGAAGCTCTCGACCAGGGCAGTCAGGTCTTTCAGCGTCAGGCCAAAAAGCGCGCTCCGCTCCGGGGACTGCCCCTGTGCGGTAAGTTCTTCATTCTGCGCGGCCTGTGTCCCGTCTTCCATCTCGTGCAAATCCCCTCTTCTCACTCTAACGCCTCGGCGTCCGTCTTATGAAACAATAGCCGTTTCCGCCCCTATCCGGGCGTTTGCCGCGTAAGGAGCACCATTTGTCCCTGGACATCACCCTGGCTGAAAACGCAACGACAGCTACCTCCGGCCATCCGGCCCGCAATATCCGCAAAACCCGCCTTGCCAACGGCCTCCTGGTCCTGACCGAACGCATGCCGCACCTCCGCTCCGTATCGATGGGCGTGTGGGTGGGCAGCGGCTCGCGTGATGAGTCGCCGGAGCTGAACGGCATCTCCCACTTTGTGGAGCATATGGTCTTCAAGGGCACCACCTCGCGCAGCGCGCAGCAGATTGCCCGCGAAGTGGACGCCATTGGCGGCAATCTGGATGCCTTTACCGGCAAGGAGACGGTCTGCTTCAACATCAAGGTGCTGGATACGAATGTTCCGGCCGCGCTGGATGTACTGGCCGACCTGGTGCTGCACCCGACCTTCACGCCGGAAGACATTGCACGGGAACAGTCCGTCATCCTGGAAGAGATCAAGATGGACGAGGACAACCCGGACTACCTGGTCCACGAGGTGTTCACCCAGAACTTCTGGAAGCATGACGCGCTGGGACGTCCGATCCTGGGAACGAACAAGACGGTCTCCTCCTTTGACCAGCAGGTGGTCTTCGACTTCTACGCCAGCCGGTTCACGGCGGCGAATATGGTCTTCTCGGCGGCGGGAAACCTGGACCATGACAAGTTTGTGGCCATGGTGGAGCAGCACTTCTCTGCCCTGTCGGCCACCTCGAACGCCCTGCCCGGCCGCGCAAAGCCGGAGGCACAGCCGCATGTGACCCTGAAGAATAAAAAGTCGCTGGAACAGGTACAGATCTGCATGGGCGTTGCAGCGCCGGCCGTGGCCTCGCAACTGCGGTATCCCGTGTATCTGTTGAACACGATTCTGGGCGGAGGCATGAGCTCGCGGCTGTTCCAGACTATCCGCGAGGACCGTGGGCTGGCCTACAGCATTTACTCGGAGATGAACCCGTTCCGCGATACCGGATCGCTGTGCGTCTATGCCGGCACCTCACCGGACAAGGCGCGGGAGGCCGTCCTGCTGACGGTTGCCGAGTTCCGGCGTCTTAAAGAAGAGCTGGTCACCGAAGACGAGTTGCAGCGCGCCAAGAACCAGTTGAAAGGCAACATCGTGTTGGGTCTGGAATCTTCTTCGAGCCGTATGGCCAATCTTGCCCGCCAGCAGATGTACTTCGAGCGCTTCTTCACCGTGGACGAGATTATTGACCAGGTAGAGGCCGTGACACGCGAAGACCTGCAGGTGCTGGCGCGGGAGCTCTTCCACCAGGACACGATCGCGCTGACGCTGCTTGGCAATCTTGACGGTACTGATATTCAACGCAGCGATCTGGCCTGCTAAACTCCAAACGCAGAGGAACTATGAATACGAAGTCTATGTCTGGCCGCCTGAAGCGCTCGAACGAACGCGGATTCTCGCTGGTAGAACTGCTGATCGTGATGTCGGTCATCCTGATCCTGATGACTCTGGCCATTCCCCAGTTGACCAAGATCCGCCGCAAGGCAAATGAGACCTCGGCCATCCAGTCGGTGCGCGCGATTGCGCAGGCGGAGCAGATGTACCAGTCGAACTATCCGGCCAATGGCTTTGCCTGCTCGCTCTCCGCGCTGGGCGGCGAGGATGCGTCGGGCGCGGCCAGCCCGACCTCGGCGCACCTGCTGCCGTCAGACCTCTCGGCCGGCGTGAAGGCGGGCTACACCTTCGCCATTACCAACTGCACCAAGGTGACGGTGAACAACACGGACCAGTACACCTCGTATGAGATCACCGCTGTTCCGCAGCAGGTAGGCAAGACAGGCGACCGCGGCTTCTGCTCGGATGAGTCGCAGCAGGTGAAGTATGACCCTGCTGGTGGAACAGCCTGCACGGCTCCGGTGCAGTAAGAAGAGATTGCTTCGAGAAAAGAGCCCGCCGATGGCGGGCTCTTTTTGTTTTGGGAAGCGGCCCCCTTTCGTTGCGCTACGGGATAACAAACAAGAAAAACAGATACGACTATCTCTTCAACATCTGGTCGATGCGCTCGTAGCTGCTCTCCATACCCTTGGTCATGCCGCTGAGCAGCGCCTGATCGCGGATGGCCTGCGATTCGTAGACCAGTTCGGCACGCATGAGGGTCGCGTCGCCATCTTCGGCCAGAACACAGTGCATCTTCTCCTCCGGGCTGAGGAAGCCGAGGTCGAAGCGGCGCGTGGAGGAGAAGCTGTTGGGAGGATCGACGGTGAGGTAGCTTCCCGTCATCTGCAGTTCGCGGCCATCGGGGTTCGTCCAGTAGAAGCGGAAGTTGCCGCCGGGGCGCAGGTCGATCTCGCAGGCTTCCATCGTCCATCCATCCGGGCCAAGCATCCATTGCCGTAGCAGGTCGGGTACGGTCATCGCCTGGAAGACCATGGACCGGGGAGCCTGGAAGCGCCGCGTGACCAGCAGAGAGGTTTCATTCAGGATCTCGATGGTGGACTTGCCCACTTTGGTTGCGGTCATCATGCGGCCTCTCCTTCCATCTGCTTGAGGAGCGACTCCAGGCGCTCGTAGCCCATCTCCATGCCGTTGGCCATCGGTGTGGTCATCACCTTTTCGAGAATGGCTTCGGACTCATACGTAATGGTCATCTTCAGAATGGTCTGTGCTCCCTGCTCGAGGAACTCGGTGAAGATCTCGGACTGCTGGCCATCCCAGGCATCGTCAAAGCGCTGGGTGACGCGCATGAAGCGCGGCAGGTCGAGTTCCAGATACTCACCGCCGAGGCCCATCGTCATCTTGCGCTCGGCGTTGCTCCATTCCCAACGGTAACGGCCGCCGACACGGAGGTCCATCTCGCAGGTGGGCATCTCCCATCCCGGAGGTCCAAGCAGCCAGCGGCGGACGTACGCGGGCTGGGTGTGGGCCTGCACCACAAGGTCGCGTGGTGCGTTGAAGACGCGTGTGATGACGAGTTGTTTGCTACCCAGACGATCCTGCGTGAGTTTGCCAACCTGCATGCGAGTTACCTCTTCTTTGCTGATTTCTTTTCCGTCTTCATCTCTTCCAGGAGCCCGTCGAGCCGCTGGAAGCTGGGCTCCCAGAAGCGCCGGAAGCCTTCCAGCCATGCATTCGCCTCGGCCATCGGGCCGCCTTCGATACGGCTCAGACGTCGCTG
Protein-coding regions in this window:
- a CDS encoding SRPBCC domain-containing protein translates to MQVGKLTQDRLGSKQLVITRVFNAPRDLVVQAHTQPAYVRRWLLGPPGWEMPTCEMDLRVGGRYRWEWSNAERKMTMGLGGEYLELDLPRFMRVTQRFDDAWDGQQSEIFTEFLEQGAQTILKMTITYESEAILEKVMTTPMANGMEMGYERLESLLKQMEGEAA
- a CDS encoding type IV pilin protein, with the translated sequence MNTKSMSGRLKRSNERGFSLVELLIVMSVILILMTLAIPQLTKIRRKANETSAIQSVRAIAQAEQMYQSNYPANGFACSLSALGGEDASGAASPTSAHLLPSDLSAGVKAGYTFAITNCTKVTVNNTDQYTSYEITAVPQQVGKTGDRGFCSDESQQVKYDPAGGTACTAPVQ
- the rlmN gene encoding 23S rRNA (adenine(2503)-C(2))-methyltransferase RlmN: MEDGTQAAQNEELTAQGQSPERSALFGLTLKDLTALVESFRQPLYRAKQLHDALYRQRVETIDEISTLPVAVREKMKAAGWVVGLPDVSLVAKSIDGTERYLVKLADGETVETVWMPEGDGGERGDGTPAAEEEEEAAPTDDYKRGTICISSQVGCAVNCQFCLTGKLGLRRNLTAGEIAGQVALVLNRQSMQVGKDRVNLVFMGQGEPFHNFDNFMDSVRLLVGPMGIPESRMTVSTSGILHGINRYMQEPVRPKLAISLNGSNDKVRAAVMPINRKWPIGVLLNTIREIPLRPRERITFEYVLLGGVNDGVENAREVIQLLRGLRAKVNLIVWNPGPHMPFSQPDDEHVALFQQTLRDGGIPAYIRRPRGRDIYAACGQLKRTMDDERLVTIQ
- a CDS encoding SRPBCC domain-containing protein; amino-acid sequence: MMTATKVGKSTIEILNETSLLVTRRFQAPRSMVFQAMTVPDLLRQWMLGPDGWTMEACEIDLRPGGNFRFYWTNPDGRELQMTGSYLTVDPPNSFSSTRRFDLGFLSPEEKMHCVLAEDGDATLMRAELVYESQAIRDQALLSGMTKGMESSYERIDQMLKR
- a CDS encoding M16 family metallopeptidase, translated to MSLDITLAENATTATSGHPARNIRKTRLANGLLVLTERMPHLRSVSMGVWVGSGSRDESPELNGISHFVEHMVFKGTTSRSAQQIAREVDAIGGNLDAFTGKETVCFNIKVLDTNVPAALDVLADLVLHPTFTPEDIAREQSVILEEIKMDEDNPDYLVHEVFTQNFWKHDALGRPILGTNKTVSSFDQQVVFDFYASRFTAANMVFSAAGNLDHDKFVAMVEQHFSALSATSNALPGRAKPEAQPHVTLKNKKSLEQVQICMGVAAPAVASQLRYPVYLLNTILGGGMSSRLFQTIREDRGLAYSIYSEMNPFRDTGSLCVYAGTSPDKAREAVLLTVAEFRRLKEELVTEDELQRAKNQLKGNIVLGLESSSSRMANLARQQMYFERFFTVDEIIDQVEAVTREDLQVLARELFHQDTIALTLLGNLDGTDIQRSDLAC